The following coding sequences are from one Streptomyces dengpaensis window:
- a CDS encoding ABC transporter substrate-binding protein: MRDVTNTPALHRRAFLKYTGALGAAAALSSSLAACSSGPESTNDTNDGGGGKNATLTAVIGYGNDGSWDPTQTASAFCMAANNHIYEGLLDTDPISREPYAALATQVPADLTSTSWKFELRAGAKFHDGKPVTADDVVFVFDRILDPKTPTLAKGFFASWLKEVKKIDAQNVELVLKFPFPDGISRLTLAKIMPKHVFSQPGAWDDAIKGKAIGSGPYRQTAHHPKSNTTFEAFADYNGPRKAAFKKMNWLTIVDAAPRVAKISGSSAGAQIADNIPYANIEQLKQGGMTVQGGAGMNNLFLMFNTQHKPFDDVRVRQALHYAIDTGKMVEVALKGHGKPSSSFLNEGNPFYRPAKTVYSYDPEKAKKLLKDAGVSGLKIEILAVNVSWIVDCLPTIKSSWDAIGVETTLSPQETTAVFTKMDQKQDYQVVAAASNPNQFGLDADLIMHYNYGPENLWMQYARWAGNSVAKQLFKEMDAATQEPDADKKKTMIQDYIDIVAEEAVLYPVVHNELMTAWNPKRLSGIRAQPYPGINLLQAKWV; the protein is encoded by the coding sequence GTGCGCGACGTGACCAACACTCCGGCGCTGCACCGCCGGGCGTTCCTGAAGTACACCGGCGCCCTCGGGGCGGCCGCCGCCCTCTCCTCGTCGCTGGCCGCCTGCTCGTCCGGGCCGGAGTCCACGAACGACACCAACGACGGCGGCGGCGGCAAGAACGCCACCCTGACGGCCGTCATCGGCTACGGGAACGACGGCAGCTGGGATCCCACTCAGACCGCGTCCGCCTTCTGCATGGCGGCCAACAACCACATCTACGAGGGCCTGCTCGACACCGACCCGATCTCCCGCGAGCCGTATGCCGCGCTCGCCACGCAGGTCCCCGCCGACCTCACGAGCACCTCGTGGAAGTTCGAGCTGCGCGCGGGCGCGAAGTTCCACGACGGCAAGCCCGTCACCGCCGACGACGTGGTCTTCGTCTTCGACCGGATCCTCGACCCGAAGACGCCGACCCTCGCCAAGGGCTTCTTCGCCAGCTGGCTGAAGGAAGTCAAGAAGATCGACGCGCAGAACGTCGAGCTGGTCCTCAAGTTCCCCTTCCCGGACGGGATTTCGCGGCTCACCCTCGCGAAGATCATGCCGAAGCACGTCTTCTCCCAGCCGGGCGCCTGGGACGACGCGATCAAGGGCAAGGCGATCGGCTCGGGGCCGTACCGGCAGACCGCGCACCACCCGAAGTCGAACACGACCTTCGAGGCGTTCGCCGACTACAACGGGCCGCGCAAGGCCGCGTTCAAGAAGATGAACTGGCTGACCATAGTGGATGCCGCGCCCCGCGTCGCGAAGATCTCGGGGTCGAGTGCCGGCGCGCAGATCGCCGACAACATCCCGTACGCCAATATCGAGCAGCTCAAGCAGGGCGGTATGACCGTCCAGGGCGGCGCGGGCATGAACAACCTCTTCCTCATGTTCAACACCCAGCACAAGCCCTTCGACGACGTACGGGTCCGGCAGGCGCTGCACTACGCCATCGACACCGGCAAGATGGTCGAGGTCGCGCTCAAGGGGCACGGCAAGCCGTCATCGTCGTTCCTCAACGAGGGCAACCCCTTCTACCGGCCCGCGAAGACCGTCTACTCGTACGACCCCGAGAAGGCGAAGAAGCTGCTGAAGGATGCCGGGGTCTCGGGGCTCAAGATCGAGATCCTCGCGGTGAACGTCAGCTGGATCGTCGACTGCCTGCCGACCATCAAGTCGTCCTGGGACGCGATCGGCGTGGAGACCACGCTCTCGCCGCAGGAGACGACGGCCGTCTTCACCAAGATGGACCAGAAGCAGGACTACCAGGTCGTCGCGGCCGCCTCGAACCCGAACCAGTTCGGGCTGGATGCAGACCTGATCATGCACTACAACTACGGCCCCGAGAACCTGTGGATGCAGTACGCCCGCTGGGCCGGCAACTCCGTCGCCAAGCAGCTCTTCAAGGAGATGGACGCGGCGACGCAGGAGCCGGACGCCGACAAGAAGAAGACGATGATCCAGGACTACATCGACATCGTCGCCGAGGAGGCCGTGCTCTACCCGGTCGTGCACAACGAGCTGATGACCGCGTGGAACCCGAAGAGGCTCTCCGGGATAAGGGCGCAGCCGTACCCCGGAATCAACCTCCTTCAGGCCAAGTGGGTCTAG
- a CDS encoding FadR/GntR family transcriptional regulator yields the protein MRRMPEETENRRRPERRVSSQIQREVMQLILDRKLPAGAPLPTETELMADLGVSRNSVREALKALQALDIVEIRHGYGTYVGQASLNPLVDGLTFRTLAQLDDETGALAEILQVREVLEEGLISRVAATLSEAELDRLESVVVQMEAAGSEGRPFPELDREFHELLYASLGNALVPQLLGAFWTVFRRVAGVRGWTDDPAPEVTVRRHRDIITALRARDVEAAQRAMADHFRGIEARAAQASRGVS from the coding sequence ATGCGGCGCATGCCTGAGGAGACCGAGAACCGGCGTCGGCCCGAACGCCGGGTGAGCAGCCAGATCCAGCGCGAGGTCATGCAGCTGATCCTCGACCGCAAGCTCCCGGCCGGTGCGCCGCTGCCCACCGAGACCGAGCTGATGGCCGACCTCGGCGTGAGCCGCAACTCCGTCCGCGAGGCCCTCAAGGCCCTGCAGGCACTCGACATAGTCGAGATCAGACACGGCTACGGCACCTACGTCGGCCAGGCCTCCCTGAACCCCCTCGTCGACGGCCTCACCTTCCGCACGCTCGCCCAACTGGACGACGAGACCGGTGCGTTGGCGGAGATACTGCAGGTCCGCGAGGTCCTGGAGGAGGGGCTGATCAGCCGGGTCGCGGCGACCCTCTCCGAGGCGGAGCTCGACCGCCTCGAATCCGTGGTGGTCCAGATGGAGGCGGCGGGCAGTGAAGGCCGCCCCTTCCCCGAACTCGACCGCGAATTCCACGAGTTGCTGTACGCCTCCCTCGGCAACGCCCTCGTCCCGCAGCTCCTCGGCGCCTTCTGGACCGTCTTCCGCCGCGTCGCCGGCGTCCGCGGCTGGACCGACGACCCGGCCCCCGAGGTGACCGTCCGCCGCCACCGCGACATCATCACCGCCCTGCGCGCCCGCGACGTCGAGGCCGCTCAGCGGGCCATGGCGGACCACTTCAGGGGGATCGAGGCGAGGGCGGCACAGGCTTCGCGGGGGGTGAGCTGA
- a CDS encoding DUF1266 domain-containing protein: MAIWNRRKPKATRKYPVPLTMHQLWMVSLSAPVNWDKDASRTTLYPFTRIDDDKAGQWLADKWEITSREALVRRLDGLARTGYRTRALQRLGVEPLAWDAGLYVDLSRRGFACGMLSEAETWTALKNIVPAVVRSYASWNEYAEHYLLGRSVWREGLPGPRDANFPAPQSASDAHLKSLLDPANKSSPWNQAPWDAISHPDHAR; encoded by the coding sequence ATGGCGATATGGAACCGTCGCAAACCGAAGGCGACGCGCAAGTACCCCGTTCCGCTCACCATGCACCAGCTGTGGATGGTGTCGCTCAGCGCGCCCGTGAACTGGGACAAGGATGCCTCGCGGACGACCCTGTACCCCTTCACCCGCATCGACGACGACAAGGCCGGGCAGTGGCTGGCGGACAAGTGGGAGATCACCTCGCGTGAGGCGCTGGTCCGCCGGCTCGACGGCCTCGCGCGGACCGGATACCGCACCCGGGCGCTGCAGCGCCTCGGCGTCGAACCGCTGGCGTGGGATGCCGGACTGTACGTGGACCTCTCCCGCAGGGGATTCGCGTGCGGCATGCTGAGCGAGGCCGAGACGTGGACGGCGCTCAAGAACATCGTGCCGGCGGTGGTGCGGTCGTACGCCTCCTGGAATGAGTACGCCGAGCACTACCTGCTGGGACGGTCGGTCTGGCGGGAGGGTCTCCCGGGCCCGCGCGATGCGAACTTCCCCGCCCCGCAGTCCGCGTCGGACGCCCATCTGAAGTCCCTCCTGGACCCGGCGAACAAGTCCAGCCCCTGGAACCAGGCCCCCTGGGATGCGATCAGCCACCCCGACCACGCACGCTGA
- the recO gene encoding DNA repair protein RecO produces MSLFRDDGIVLRTQKLGEADRIITLLTRGHGRVRAVARGVRRTKSKFGARLEPFSHVDVQFFARGSELVGRGLPLCTQSETIAPYGGGIVTDYARYTAGTAMLETAERFTDHEGEPAVQQYLLLVGGLRTLARGEHEPHLVLDAFLLRSLAVNGYAPSFSACAKCGMPGPNRFFSVAAGGSVCVDCRVPGSVVPSPQTLELLGALLTGDWETADACEPRYVREGSGLVSAYLHWHLERGLRSLRYVEK; encoded by the coding sequence ATGAGCCTGTTCCGCGACGACGGCATCGTGCTGCGCACCCAGAAGCTGGGTGAGGCGGACCGGATCATCACGTTGCTCACACGCGGTCACGGGCGCGTACGGGCCGTAGCCCGTGGCGTACGGCGGACCAAGTCGAAGTTCGGGGCGCGGCTCGAACCCTTCTCGCACGTGGACGTGCAGTTCTTCGCGCGGGGGAGTGAGCTGGTCGGGCGCGGGCTGCCGTTGTGCACGCAGAGCGAGACGATCGCTCCGTACGGTGGCGGGATCGTGACCGACTACGCGCGGTACACCGCCGGGACGGCCATGCTGGAGACCGCCGAGCGGTTCACCGATCACGAGGGGGAGCCCGCGGTGCAGCAGTATCTGCTGCTGGTCGGCGGGCTCCGCACCCTCGCCCGGGGGGAACACGAACCCCACCTCGTCCTCGACGCCTTCCTGCTGCGCTCCCTGGCCGTGAACGGTTACGCGCCCAGCTTCAGCGCCTGCGCGAAGTGCGGGATGCCCGGACCGAACCGGTTCTTCTCGGTCGCGGCGGGAGGTTCCGTCTGCGTGGACTGCCGGGTGCCCGGCAGCGTCGTACCCTCGCCGCAGACCCTGGAACTGCTCGGCGCGCTGCTTACGGGAGACTGGGAGACCGCGGACGCGTGCGAGCCGCGGTACGTGCGGGAGGGGAGCGGGCTGGTCTCCGCTTACCTGCACTGGCATCTCGAGCGTGGACTGCGCTCACTTCGCTACGTAGAGAAGTAG
- a CDS encoding isoprenyl transferase, with amino-acid sequence MVVRGILGRQRREYKAPQPHPSGARAPKLPGELIPRHVAIVMDGNGRWAKERGLPRTEGHKVGAERVLDVLQGAIEMGVGAISLYAFSTENWKRSPDEVRFLMNFNRDFIRKTRDQLDELGIRVRWVGRMPKLWKSVANELQIAQEQTKGNDRLTLYFCMNYGGRAEIADAAQALAEDVKAGRLDPSKVSEKTFAKYLYYPDMPDVDLFLRPSGEQRTSNYLLWQSAYAEMVFQDVLWPDFDRRDLWRACVEFASRDRRFGGAVPNEELLAMEAAMKGRPGDE; translated from the coding sequence ATGGTCGTACGCGGGATCCTGGGGCGTCAGCGCCGGGAGTACAAGGCGCCGCAGCCGCACCCGTCCGGTGCCCGCGCGCCGAAACTCCCCGGCGAGCTGATCCCCCGCCATGTGGCGATCGTCATGGACGGAAACGGTCGCTGGGCCAAGGAGCGCGGGCTGCCGCGCACCGAGGGTCACAAGGTCGGCGCCGAGCGCGTGCTGGACGTGCTGCAGGGCGCGATCGAGATGGGCGTCGGGGCGATCTCGCTGTACGCCTTCTCCACCGAGAACTGGAAGCGCTCGCCCGACGAGGTGCGCTTCCTGATGAACTTCAACCGCGACTTCATCCGCAAGACCCGCGACCAGCTCGACGAACTCGGCATCCGGGTGCGTTGGGTGGGCCGTATGCCCAAGCTGTGGAAGTCGGTGGCCAATGAGCTGCAGATCGCCCAGGAGCAGACCAAGGGCAACGACCGGCTGACCCTGTACTTCTGCATGAACTACGGCGGCCGCGCCGAGATCGCGGACGCGGCGCAGGCGCTGGCGGAGGACGTGAAGGCGGGGCGGCTCGACCCGTCCAAGGTCAGCGAGAAGACCTTCGCGAAGTACCTCTACTACCCCGACATGCCGGACGTGGATCTCTTCCTGCGGCCCAGCGGTGAGCAGCGCACCTCCAACTATCTGCTCTGGCAGAGCGCTTACGCCGAGATGGTCTTCCAGGACGTGCTGTGGCCCGACTTCGACCGGCGTGATCTGTGGCGGGCTTGCGTGGAGTTCGCGTCGCGGGACCGCCGGTTCGGCGGTGCGGTTCCGAACGAGGAGCTGCTCGCGATGGAGGCCGCGATGAAGGGCCGCCCCGGGGACGAGTGA
- a CDS encoding Fur family transcriptional regulator gives MTTAGSPVRGRSTRQRAAVAAALDEVDEFRSAQELHDMLKHKGDSVGLTTVYRTLQSLADAGEVDVLRTSDGESVYRRCSSGEHHHHLVCRVCGKAVEVEGPAVEKWAEAIAAEHGYVNVAHTVEIFGTCAECAARKP, from the coding sequence GTGACAACTGCTGGATCGCCTGTACGAGGCCGTTCCACCCGGCAGCGTGCCGCCGTGGCGGCAGCGCTCGACGAGGTGGACGAGTTCCGCAGTGCGCAGGAACTCCACGACATGCTCAAGCACAAGGGCGACTCGGTCGGGCTCACCACCGTGTACCGCACGCTGCAGTCCCTCGCCGACGCCGGCGAGGTCGACGTCCTGCGCACCTCCGACGGCGAGTCCGTCTACCGCCGCTGCTCCTCCGGCGAGCACCACCACCACCTCGTCTGCCGCGTCTGCGGCAAGGCGGTCGAGGTCGAGGGCCCGGCCGTCGAGAAGTGGGCGGAAGCGATCGCCGCGGAGCACGGCTACGTCAACGTCGCCCACACGGTGGAAATCTTCGGCACGTGCGCGGAGTGCGCGGCGCGTAAGCCCTAG